The region aaaaacttttcattttagcACTTTCaagacaaggggtaaatgagtaatATTTTGACGGTTATTTATGGCATAGGGTCAAAAGATCAAATTAGAACTTAAAAAAATGTGAAAACTTAATAACTTTTTTTCCAATGAAATATACTTACATTTGAATATTATAAACATCAAAATAAGCATGTGTTTCAATGAAATGGTGCcatcttcatatatatatatatatatatatatatatatatatatatatatatatatatatatatatatatatatatatatatatatagagagagagagagagagagagagagagttaggttcaaatgttttcactatctattatgtgcatgtatcattgattctggaccaatcattttagttattttaagaaagtaattaatgcatattaaatgctgaagatataattaatatccattatattttcaatatttaatatgcattaattactttcttaaaataactaaaatgattggtccagaatcaatcatacatgcacacaatagatagtgaaaacaaaataacctatccctctatatatatatatatatatatatatatatatatatatatatatatatatatatatatatatatatatattaatatattacatgtTCACATGTAAAATATGATATACATCATGTGTACATGTGCATATTCCTAAAAGGTGAATGTGGATCTATCATTGAATTGAATATAATATTTCGTGACAATATTGACTTTTtacatttaaacatatatttattttgatgtatttaataTGATAATATGTATCTCATTGGAAGAAAAACTTTTTTGTTCTTATGTTTTTTTATGTTATCATTTGATTTTCAAGAAGCAATTACCAGTCTGTCATAGTTTCTAAGAGAAGTGATTGTATACAACACGTTTTTTTTCCAtaaacaacaatttatattttctgatgttttataatataatattataaattataaattgttgtatataaagaaaaaaaattgttatgtACAAATCAGTTCTCATTTCAAAATCTACAATAAAATTTAATACAAAATCATAAATAATTTACTAACTGCTTTGTAAatttcaacccccccccccccctcccccataATTTTTTCAGCTAATGTTTGAAAACTTACAAGTTGATAAAAAGACTAAGGCCTCGTTGGATAGGTATTGATTGAGAAAGAAACCatattgtttgattgtacatctgactgaCTCTGTTGAATGATGAAAAGTAACCGTATTACTCTGCTGGTCTTATTGAAACTTTATATATGAAATGGTCCTCCTAAATCATATGCtcgaagaaaagaaaaaaaaggcgaTGTgtcagaaagatatgattttgggcTTTATAGGAAAAACATATCTTATAGGGAAAGACATTTTTTTTGTATGTGCAAATAATATAGTTTTTTCGGCCCATTCAACCAGAAAAATCTGTTTGGATCTAGAAAAATATCTATCAAATGGACCAAATTGATGGGACTAATATGATTGATTTTTCTTCCATAAGGGAGCAAATATGAAAGGGAAAATGACACAAAAGCCCTTAAGTTTTCACGAAAATGTCGGTTTTACCCTTGGACGTGTTTTAGGTCCAGTTTCCAGGTAACCTACCGGTTACCTAATGCCAATAAAGcccttgaattttcaaaaatgttcagatttacccttaagtttttcaaaaatgtttggatttatccttaccttgatttttattttgattattattattattattattattattactactactactacgtatttttaatacattttaatgtataaaaatattttatatatacatttttaaatgtatacaaatatttttattaatataaatatatttttaaaaatatatatacttgtatttagtatttatatatatttgaattCTCATGTATTCCATTAAAAacgtatttatatattaaaaaaatatttatttgtttatagtaggtataaatatatatttatttcatataaaaatatattatatacatataaatataaaatacatatttatatggaTTATATTGTATAAaagatatatttatatgtatttgtacatattactaactataaatatgtatttattttataactatttGCGTAAGATAGTTTCTATACAAATGAAACACATATTTATATCTATTAAATACAAATGaaaatgtatttatacatttccaaacatatttatatgtattaaatACAGATAAAAAGTGTATTTATACATTTAAAGacatatttatacatttaaaaatatttttatttgtatttaataGATATAAATAGTATTTCATGTATATAAAAACTATAGTATGCATATAATTatgaaataaatacatatttatacttggtaatatgtataaatacatctaattatatcttttatataatataaaccatataaatatgcatttttatatttatatgtatagaatatattttaatatgaaatgaatatatatttatacctactaaatacaaataaatacatttttaacatATAAATACGTTACTACATGAATACATGGGGTTTCAAATGTATATAAATACTaaatacaagtatatatatattttttaaatatatttatattagtaaaaatatttttatacatttaaaaatgtattaaaaattaataataataataataataataataataataataataatagtaaaatCAAAGTAAGGGTAAAttcgaacatttttgaaaaacttaagggtaaatccaaacattttttaaaattcaagggTTTTACTGGCATTAGATAACCTAACGGGTAAGTTACCTAAAAACCGACTACAAAggtaaaaatgaacaaattaaacaaaacttcAGACTTTACTAAACCTAAAAAACATTCAAGGATAAAACATTTTTGTGAAAACTTTTTTGGGATATTTCCAAACAATGTATAAACCAAGAGAACTGGAAATACTATTTTCAACGTTCACAAAATATCTTTCCAAATCCCAAGACTTCTGTCGTCCCCCGATTGCAAGTCCATGACCACAACCATCAAGCTAAAAAGCGATGTCTTTAGACATGGAACGAAGTTCGCGTGACGCCTCCTCTCATCACGGTAATTACCATAACTGAACTCGGCACCGCTCCAGAACGGAGTGGTTGCCGGAATAACGACAGAATGAAAGTCGATTACTCAAAAGCAGCCAAGAAATGGCTCGAAAACAGTTCAATGGTCCAATTGGATGGCCTCGCACTTCAAGGAATTCGGATTGATCGTGTTGAGATAGGTTTGATACGTTGCGATTTCGTCATTCCAAATCATCTATCGGTGAGTTTATTGATCGATTGCGCCGTCAAAAACATTCATCATCATATTGATCCAGTAATTTACGATCTCGTGGTGACGGGTGAgtaatttatttacttatttgctCTGTTCAGGATGAAAATGGAAACTGGCACGTCGGGGCGATGTCGGTTTTGATCGACGATATGGCGGCAGGTGCGGTGTTCTCGTATTGTGGATGCAATCTGGCGACTGTTGATTTCACTATGTCATTTTATTCCTCGGCTAGGGTCAATGTAAGCCATTTCTTcacctctctctcttctctaatCCTGTTCACTAATTAATTCTCGGTCCATTTTCTCAAACCATAGTTTTGTTGGTATCACCAACTACACGATCCATTAGATATCAGGATTTAATCATCAATTCCACCCTATTTTTACCCCATTGTCTAACAACTTTCACCAAAAGAAAATTAAACTTTTACTTAATACATAATCCTCATGTCAACAGTCATGCTTTTTCAAGCTCTAAATGCTCTGCTCCATGCTTCCTACTTTCTGCATAGTTATGTTTAGGGATGTGCGTTTGGACCGAATATCCAAACCGAAGCCAGGCCAGACCGACATGAATTAGGGCCTAATAAGTTATTTGAGTCGGTTCTTGGTATCTATTTTTGCCCAATTCGGGTTATTAGgtccgggttacccgaataaAGGTTTAATCGGGCCAAAAAACCGACTCGGAAAGTGAATAGTCACTTGACCCGAATAACCCGAAATGACCCGAATAACTCAAATAAACCGAAATGGCCCGAATAACCcaattaaggaaattctatatcgAGTTCaagaaaataaatttattaatttaatactatattttttatatagaatttctttattTGGGTTATCCGGGCAATTTCGATTTATTTGGTTTATTCGGTTCAAAATCATAGTGTAAATGTTTGTTTGGGTTATTGCGGTCCTTTCGGGTTAATAACCGAACCGAAACCCGTATTACCCGAACTGAACCGGTCTCGTATTAGTATAATCGGTCCGGGTTTTGATTCCCAATTTTCATCCGATTTGGGTTTTGGGTCGGTTCCGGCCCGAAGCACATCCCTAGTTATGTTCATTTCATGGTCAAACTACTAGTTCATAATCAAATAGATGATCTAGAGTACATTAAATCATGTTGATGTTTGGACTCAGAATCACTAATGAGTTTTTTCCTGCCTGCCTAATGATTACACAAGTCTAAAAGTATTTCTACTCTGGGAATTGCTGCTTACTATTATTGTTTATCACTCTCACTTATTAGTAACAACTTCTGCTTTGACATCGacttttttctcaaaaaaattaGGAAGAAGTTGAGATAGAGGCAAATGTGGTTGGAGAAAAGGGCAATCTAGTATCAGTAGTGATTGATATAAAAAAGAAAGGCAGTAAAGAGAAGGTGGTTGTCGGGAAACAATGGATGCGTGTGACTCCTTTCAAAAATTTACAGGCTGGAAAAAGCAAGCTCTAAGTAATCACTCATACATGTTATGATATTTATCATCTTTCCCAACTTTTTGTTTTCATCCCCATATTTAAACTCTCTGTATGTAAAGTCTATACCACATAGCATCTAGCATCTAAAATGAAGAATTAGTCTTTGTATGATAATAGTTAATATTATATCtgtatataacaacatattataaATTCTTTAGACCCCATGCTATTGTTGCAACATATACATAAAGCACTCTGATCCTAGCTACTTGAGGGCGCCACATGTTCGCCTGAATTATCAAttttctcaccttttggtacaacTTTATCTGCACATGGACCATAAGCCCTACTACACGCAACATAATAAAAAAAGTTCACTGCACTCAGTATAGCAAGAAGCCAATAGTACCTCTCATAATGACCCTTGTTTATATCAGTAGATATCCAACTCACTTTTCCACCCCTTTTAGTAAGAGCATCCACAGTGCTTAGTATCAAACTAGCCAGTAAGCTTGCGACACCTGACCCAAGCATGTATAGAGAAGATGCTATGCTTGACATACTCTTTGGGAATTCAGAATAGTAAAACTCTGTTTGGCCTATTATGTTCAACGCCTCTGCTAATCCAATAAGAACAAGCTGTGGAATAAGCCACTTTGCTGACATGTTCACCACTGCTTTAGAGTCGTTCAAAAACCCTTCTTCAATCGCTTTAGTTTTCCTTATGTGCTCTACAATTCCCGAAAGCACCATGGCCATTATTCCAAAAATAAGACCTGCCCCCATTCGTAATTTCACACTGATGTATACGGGTTGCCCATTGATTTTTGACAATAAAGGGAGGATAACTCGGTCGTATAATGTGACCCAAATCATTATGGTTATGATTACAAAGAAGGAAAAGGATCCTGCTGGGATTTCAAAGCTTGAAGTGATATGTCTATCCATTGTATTGGCTTGGAGGACTGGAAATGAACTTTGGTTCATGGTCACAGCTAACATGATACTTGAAGACCACAATGGCATCACTTTAATAAGCGCCTTTAGTTCTTCAACTTCCTCTACTGTGCAGACTTTGCTCATCTCTTCAGGTTTCCTACTTATGCAAGCCTTGTTTAAGAACCTTAAAAGGTACCATAAACTGCTTTAGTCAAAGATCAATAATACTATTAACTAGAATTAGAAAGCAACAACATATTGATTCACATACCTCAAGGTATCTGTGGGCATAGTTTTTCCATTCGTATCACTCACACTCAAACAGGGTAAAGTGAGGTTTCTGTTTTTCCAAGCCATGGATATGACTTTGCAAAAACTAGTAAACATGCTTTTCTCGACCTTTACGTTATAGTAAAGAGGATAAGCCACAACAAAAACGAAAGTAGACAAGAACATGAGAACAACCGGGATCCCGAAACCAACTCTCCATCCTTGATGATCTTGAATATAAACAATACCAGTAAACGCAATAAGAACAGCCACAATAGCTGTTGCGTAATACCACCCGAAAAAACTCTCCAATACCCTCTCTCTTTTCGGATTATCCTTACGGTCTATTTGATCCGCCCCAAATGCTAACGAACACGGTCGTACCCCTCCAGCTCCAACCGACATAAACATAAAAGCTAAAAAGAGGAGACCGTATTGGAGAGGTGTCGATGATGCACAGGATCCTGGCACCCGCACATTACAAACTGGAGGTTTTGCTCCCGGGATCACCGTAGTTAACCATAGAAGGATCATCCCCTAGAAACACATAAAAACGGTTTCCTAGTTAGTTTAGATTTAGAAACTACAGTTGCATATTGAACGGGCCAGACCAGGCCCGGTCTGGAATGATTGACCAGGCCCGGTCTGAGTGTGCAACTATAAAGTGAGTATGTAGGATGTACCACGAGACTGAAGATGGAACCGAGAAAAATGGTGAGGAAGCGGCCAAGAAGGGAATCGGAGAGAAAAGCACCGGCGATGGGGAGGAGATTGGTGGCGGCTGACCAAATTAGGAGGATGATTGTACCGAGGGCGGCGCTTGTATGGTAATCGGACATAAGGTATATAATCATGTTTGGGAGTAGACCAAAACTTGCCACTTTTTCAAATGATTCATTTGCTGTTGCCATAAGTTGTAACCAATACAAAAACTATGAGTAAGTATAGATTCACAATcaaattgaaaaaataaatagACAAAGTATGAATACCTAAGATGAATGGCATGGTTATTATACCACCCTTTTGCCTTCCTGTAGACTTTTTCTCTTTCATTTCACTTTCTTCTGTCAAAGGAACATCCATCTATCTCTATGTATGATATAAAAAGAACACAGAGAAAAGTAAGTGCATGCCAATAGATTGTCTTAATCCGATCATGAGTGATGTTTTAATGAATGATTTGCCAATAGATCATCTAGACAATTGCCTTAAGTATCTTGGAATTGTACATGAAACTAAAATTCTGTTTTGCTGACGATTTGTTTTGCATGCTTATATGGTTGACATGAACTTTGTAAACAGTTGTGCAAAGGTAATAGATTATGTATATATGTTTGGATTTTGGGTATGTGACAAAAGAAAAGGCCTTGGTCTTGGTGTTAGCTTTAGTTTAGTAGGATAGGATTGTTGGAATGATCGTTTTATAGCTGATGTTTCCTGTTGTTTTTAGTGGTATTTACCGACTAGTTTTTGGCTACTCTTTTTTAGTGCATgtaaaatataaatatgaaaaaacagaaaggaaaaaaaaaaaaagcaaatcaGACTCTCTGGATTGCCCAACATAAACCCATCCTAGGGCCCAACACTTGAGCATTGGACCCAGCCTGAATAAGCTTAATATCTAAAGCTTGATCCCGGAGAGCTCAGCTCCGTTGTATCCCTAATATAAATTGTTAAATACTTTAAATCTTTTACTTATAACTATTAACTACTATTAAGTATTAACTAGTTtagtaaaatacataaaaaatcaaaatcaactcAAAACGACCCATCAACAAACAATGAGAAGTTTCGTGGCTTTTTTTCTTATCAACTAAAAACAACACATTAATAAGTCTAGATGAGTAATTAGTTTTGTTAAAAAATAAtcttaataagaaaatatatataaaaatgaacCTAATTGTCCAATGTCAGTTAAATATTAGACTTTGATTAAGATCTTATTGTACCAACAAGCATATCCATTTATACCATTCTTTCTAGATGATATCGTTAGAGAAATAATGTTTATTATTTTATTCGTTTTTTCAGCATAATGTAAACAATGAACTTTCTTTTCTTTAATAGTTTGCTTGAGACATGCCCCTTTCCAACAGAAAAGAAAACGATGGTGAATTTTATGTTTTGTAGTATATATTTGTGAGCCTTTTCATAAAATGTATTGAAACCATTATTGTTTCAAATTTAGATTAAACCATTGTATTATTCAATGTGGTCCCTTATTTATTCTTGTAAAATATATCTTCCATTAATTATGTATTATATAAAACAATGAATTTGAGATAGTCCAATTCATTTTGAAGCTTTCCTAATGTTTGAGATAGTGACACCATTTTTAAATTTCAGAAATAGTCAATAAGTCAGGTTAATGCGACTTAGGCTCAACGTAAGCCAATACAAGAGCTAACTAGGAGTAGACAATCTTAAGGACAAAATATGGTTTTCTAAATAGCTTATATAAAATTCATACAATTCTTTTGTTAATCAAATAGTATTTGATAACCTTTTGAAATTCTCAAGATCTTTTACTATAAATCATTGTGACCATTTTAGGATGATCGCTTCCCAATTATAAGTTATAACTATAACAAAGTAAAGCACCACATTTCTTAAAAATTTgccatttaaaaaataaatatttaatatgcTTTTACAATCAAAAAATTATTGATCCAGATATTTGAGACTTTACAATATTACAAGTAcaaatgtgaataatgaaaatGCATGGTTGTTTTCTTTAAAGATGCTAATGTTACAAAATAAATCAAACCAACATTATCATATTTTATACCTAAAAT is a window of Lactuca sativa cultivar Salinas chromosome 1, Lsat_Salinas_v11, whole genome shotgun sequence DNA encoding:
- the LOC111909119 gene encoding protein NRT1/ PTR FAMILY 1.2-like, coding for MDVPLTEESEMKEKKSTGRQKGGIITMPFILANESFEKVASFGLLPNMIIYLMSDYHTSAALGTIILLIWSAATNLLPIAGAFLSDSLLGRFLTIFLGSIFSLVGMILLWLTTVIPGAKPPVCNVRVPGSCASSTPLQYGLLFLAFMFMSVGAGGVRPCSLAFGADQIDRKDNPKRERVLESFFGWYYATAIVAVLIAFTGIVYIQDHQGWRVGFGIPVVLMFLSTFVFVVAYPLYYNVKVEKSMFTSFCKVISMAWKNRNLTLPCLSVSDTNGKTMPTDTLRFLNKACISRKPEEMSKVCTVEEVEELKALIKVMPLWSSSIMLAVTMNQSSFPVLQANTMDRHITSSFEIPAGSFSFFVIITIMIWVTLYDRVILPLLSKINGQPVYISVKLRMGAGLIFGIMAMVLSGIVEHIRKTKAIEEGFLNDSKAVVNMSAKWLIPQLVLIGLAEALNIIGQTEFYYSEFPKSMSSIASSLYMLGSGVASLLASLILSTVDALTKRGGKVSWISTDINKGHYERYYWLLAILSAVNFFYYVACSRAYGPCADKVVPKGEKIDNSGEHVAPSSS
- the LOC111909129 gene encoding uncharacterized protein LOC111909129, translating into MKVDYSKAAKKWLENSSMVQLDGLALQGIRIDRVEIGLIRCDFVIPNHLSDENGNWHVGAMSVLIDDMAAGAVFSYCGCNLATVDFTMSFYSSARVNEEVEIEANVVGEKGNLVSVVIDIKKKGSKEKVVVGKQWMRVTPFKNLQAGKSKL